CCGCACCAGCGACGCGCTGTATTGCCTGAAAAACAAATGAGTCGACAGGCGAAACATCGTCCCTTCGACCTTCGGCAGTTTCTGCACCAGAATCGTTTTTCGGTGCAGATTTCTGCTAGAGTGGCGGGCCGCGCGTCGAATTGGCAAACGGCGCTTCCGGAAAATGTTCGATATGACGGAGAGGGCACGATCAGAAGTCGGATGGAATTCTGTTTGGCCACTGCCGTTCCAGCCACTGATGGCCGCGAAGCATGGCGTTCGAATAAAGGCAACGCCGCCCCAAAGCCCGACCGTTCCTGACTCACCAGAATCCGCCGTATGTCTTCTCAAACAGATGAACTCCGAAGCCCTGGCGTGAATTTTCCACCTCCCATTCTGTTTGTAATCTCGGGTTATTGCGGTTCGGCCATCGAAGCAAATGTTCCTGTACCGTTAAGTACGGTCGTCGTCGTCCCCGCACAAGTTCCTCTGGGCTGGAGTACCGTCGCTTTAGGAACCGCGTTACTCGGGTGGGCACTTGTGACATTCGTTTGGATGAAGACCGCGATCTATCCCAACCGCCCCGCGCGGCAATTGGTGGCTCAAGGACCGTATCGATTCAGTCGCAACCCCATGTATGTGGCCCTCACGGTAATCACCGTGGGAGTCAGCCTGCTGGCCGACAACCTTTGGATGCTAACGCTGCTGCCGCTAGTGCTGATTGCATTGACGAAGCTGGTGATCCAGCCGGAAGAACGATACCTCGCCGAAACATTTGGCGCGTCGTATCAAAGCTATCAGGCTCGCGTTCGTCGGTGGCTTTGATCCCACCCGGGGCGATCAAAATTCATCGCCAGGTCGCAGATCAAGGGCGGCAGCGAAGCAGGTCCGGCCGCGAGTCGCTTGCGACGGCCCTTCGGAGTCTTCACAATCGGGGCCGTTCTAGCAGTTTACCTTTTGCCGTAAACGGTTCGGGCTCGTGGGAAACAGCCTTCAT
This DNA window, taken from Fuerstiella marisgermanici, encodes the following:
- a CDS encoding methyltransferase family protein, with the protein product MSSQTDELRSPGVNFPPPILFVISGYCGSAIEANVPVPLSTVVVVPAQVPLGWSTVALGTALLGWALVTFVWMKTAIYPNRPARQLVAQGPYRFSRNPMYVALTVITVGVSLLADNLWMLTLLPLVLIALTKLVIQPEERYLAETFGASYQSYQARVRRWL